The genomic DNA atcctaaaaacaTATATGCACCTTAATATTCAATTCTACCTAAATCCTTACGTCATACACTtaaatcttacctaaatccTAACTACACCTAGATCATAcatctaaatcctaaaacaaatcatctaatacttGCAAATCAACTCAAAGGGAAAAAAACAAACGGCTTACCTACCTCCCAGGCCGGCTTACCGCCGATTCCGGCCGGCTTACCGCTGCGCCCGGCCGGTTAACCGGCGCGGCCGGTTAGATTCGGGCCGGGGCCGGCTAACCGGTTTTGCCGGCCGGCTAGCCGCGCTAACCGAGCGGTTGGCCGGCGGTCACCGGCGGTCGGGCTTCCTGGCGCCGcctggagggagagggaggcggaaATGGGGTGGGGGGCGCAGGTCTGAAGGTTCTGGGGGGTGTGGCGCCTTATGTGTCGGTGACGGgccggtgggccttaatgggccgcctgttttttttttaaattcaaatgcccccaaaatatatcaaatgaatgaatatttcaaaaattttgacaccattacattcctcgcaacttgaagtatttttatgaattttttgggattttttcatttcctggaattcaaatttaaaatttgaattttgcccCGGTTTGAACcgcccggaaccggaaccgggccggaccggttaccgcggtaaccggtccggttcccaGCGGTTTTTTTTAACCCTGCCTGTCAGACGATGCATCTGAATTTCTTTTACGAGTATCTCTGCTTCCTTGCTCCTTCCTCGTGTCCACTTCGCCCGTCCGGGTCCAGCCCCGCCATTGTTTATAGCTTTCCCGCCCCCACAACTCGCCGACGCCTCGTCCGTGTATAAGTAGCCATGGCTTCACGAGCTTGCAGTGGCAGCGCAGTGCGGTGTAGGCGTGTGTGGCCGAGAGCGCAGCTCGCCAGTTGATTCACAGATCCCCGTGAGTCGTGACCACCACCGGAGAAATGGCGTCGCGTGAGCTGTCGTCGGACGCGTTCGCGTTCCCGTGCGGCGACGACggctcgtcggcggcgctgtcgccggCGGTCGTGGTCTCGGTGCTGGCGTCCATCCTGGAGCGGCACATCGCCCGCAACGAGCGGGCCTTGGCTGCCGGGAGCGACCGCGAGGCGGCAccgggaggcgacggcggcgagtcggcggaggcgacgcggcggcgggtgcgggcGTTCGACGGCGGCACGGAGCTGGACATGAGCCTGCGCGCGTTCCTGGAGCGCTTCTCCCGGTACGCGCACGTCTCGCCGCAGGTGTACGTGGTGGCGTACGCGTACCTGGACCGGCTCCGGCGCGGGGACGCCGGCGTCCGCGTCGTGCGCGCCAACGCGCAGCGCCTGCTCACCGCGGCCATCCTCGTGGCGTCCAAGTTCGTGGAGGACCGCAACTACAAGAACTCCTACTTCGCGGCGGTCGGCGGGCTGAGCGCGGCGGAGCTGAGCGCGCTGGAGCTGGACTTCCTGTTCCTGATGCAGTTCCGGCTCAACGTGTGAGCGAGCGTGTTCCAGAGCTACTGCCGCCACCTGGAGCGGGAGGTGAGCCACGGCGGCGGGTACCGGGTGGAGCGGCGGCTCGAGAAGGCGCT from Panicum virgatum strain AP13 chromosome 7N, P.virgatum_v5, whole genome shotgun sequence includes the following:
- the LOC120683971 gene encoding cyclin-P2-1-like, with protein sequence MASRELSSDAFAFPCGDDGSSAALSPAVVVSVLASILERHIARNERALAAGSDREAAPGGDGGESAEATRRRVRAFDGGTELDMSLRAFLERFSRYAHVSPQVYVVAYAYLDRLRRGDAGVRVVRANAQRLLTAAILVASKFVEDRNYKNSYFAAVGGLSAAELSALELDFLFLMQFRLNV